Proteins encoded in a region of the Melospiza georgiana isolate bMelGeo1 chromosome 2, bMelGeo1.pri, whole genome shotgun sequence genome:
- the SOWAHC gene encoding ankyrin repeat domain-containing protein SOWAHC: MAEPAELQQESVVRFLAARGGRARNAELLEHFRDWLNPAEPSRRAAARHRFKELVNAVATVRQEPGTGVKYVHLRRRYCAPEPPAAAPLTPGEQEPAAENSAKQPSPPPSPRAGAEETPPAIGEDAGSRPQPPAHRGEPPRPSPAVAGGQRRGSRRGPPPGRGEGGGGEETAIATGPGRPPATDEAGAAEGAPGAAAQGGGRRSLREAARGSSPQLKRGALPGGGRGRDSDSASVASSSAEEEGSTTGSVALDPLEHAWMLSASDGRWESLEGLLSCEPALLCKRDFITGFTVLHWAAKHGRQELLATLVNFAQRHGLPVDINARTSGGHTALHIAAMHGHAEVVKLLVGAYDADVDIRDYSGRKAAQYLQHGTSGDMRNLVGALEEEEEEEGNAGNGSGRWRLSKVLPSNLMNYRLSHHHHGTGEEAEGTDGAAVSGKGKEMTRKASGSGRMKPRLNKIRFRTQIIHNTPSFRGDAEEEEHEEKSLKSSFKLRPKSNVFG; encoded by the coding sequence ATGGCGGAGCCGGCGGAGCTACAGCAGGAGTCAGTGGTGCGGTTCctggcggcgcggggcgggcgggcgcggaACGCGGAGCTGCTGGAGCATTTCCGGGACTGGCTGAACCCCGCGGAGCcctcccgccgcgccgccgcccggcATCGCTTCAAGGAGCTGGTCAACGCAGTAGCCACCGTGCGCCAGGAGCCTGGCACCGGCGTCAAGTACGTGCACCTCCGTCGCCGGTACTGCgcccccgagccccccgccgccgcccccctgACCCCCGGGGAGCAGGAGCCGGCGGCGGAGAACAGCGCGAAGCAGCCGAGCCCGCCGCCCTCCCCacgggcaggggctgaggagACGCCGCCGGCAATAGGCGAGGATGCCGGCAgccgcccgcagcccccggcgCACCGAGGCGAGCCGCCCCGACCGAGCCCGGCGGTGGCTGGAGGCCAGCGGAGGGGCTCCCGGCGGGGGCCACCGCCCGGGCGCGGCgaaggcggcggcggcgaggaGACCGCGATAGCGACGGGCCCGGGGCGGCCCCCGGCGACGGACGAGGCGGGGGCGGCGGAGGGAGcgcccggggcggcggcgcaGGGCGGCGGCCGGCGGAGCCTGCGGGAGGCGGCGCGGGGCAGCTCCCCACAGCTGAAGCGCGGCGCCCTCCCCGGCGGGGGCCGCGGCCGCGACTCGGACAGCGCCTCGGTGGCCTCGTCCTCCGCCGAGGAAGAGGGGAGCACCACCGGCTCCGTGGCGCTGGACCCCCTGGAGCACGCCTGGATGCTGTCGGCCTCGGACGGGCGGTGGGAGAGCCTggaggggctgctgagctgcgAGCCGGCGCTGCTCTGCAAGCGGGACTTTATCACCGGCTTCACAGTGCTGCACTGGGCCGCCAAGCACGGgcggcaggagctgctggccacgctggTCAACTTCGCCCAGCGGCACGGGCTGCCCGTGGACATCAACGCCCGCACGAGCGGCGGGCACACGGCGCTGCACATCGCCGCCATGCACGGCCACGCCGAGGTCGTCAAGCTGCTGGTGGGAGCCTACGACGCCGACGTGGACATCCGCGACTACAGCGGGCGCAAGGCCGCGCAGTACCTGCAGCACGGCACCTCGGGGGACATGCGGAACCTCGTGGGGgccctggaggaggaggaggaggaggaagggaatgCTGGCAACGGGAGCGGGCGCTGGAGGCTCTCCAAGGTGTTGCCATCTAATCTCATGAACTACCGGCTCTCCCACCACCATCACGGCACTGGGGAGGAAGCTGAAGGTACGGATGGGGCAGCGGTGTCGGGCAAAGGCAAGGAGATGACCAGGAAAGCTTCTGGCAGCGGACGGATGAAGCCTCGGCTTAATAAGATCCGCTTCAGGACTCAGATCATCCACAACACGCCCTCCTTTCGTGGTGACGCTGAGGAGGAAGAGCATGAGGAGAAATCCCTGAAATCGTCATTCAAGCTCAGGCCAAAGTCCAATGTGTTTGGATAA
- the SEPTIN10 gene encoding LOW QUALITY PROTEIN: septin-10 (The sequence of the model RefSeq protein was modified relative to this genomic sequence to represent the inferred CDS: inserted 1 base in 1 codon; deleted 1 base in 1 codon), translating into MPGNHCRDGGTAPPSGREAPASSARPGGGAAAHLLPALLPAAWLSPSAAVLAASFSLYSPPSFSVSXGGAMAASDTEEHLQNAGCRTLSLSAHVGFDSLPDQLIRKSIKHGFCFNILCIGETGIGKSALVSSLFNTDFEDSPSTHFLSSVRLRAQTFELQESNVLLKLTVVKTVGFGDQMNKADSYQPIVDYVDAQFEAYLEEELKVIRSLFSYHDTRIHVCLYFISPTGRSLKTIDLLTMRSLDSKVNIIPVIGKADSISKTELQEFKKKIMSELTSNGIRIYQCPTDDETVSEINSITNGYLPFAVVGSMEKVKIGNKMERARQYPWGIVKVENENHCDTIKLRRMLCINMEDLKDKTRAYYESYRRCRLEKLGCRDIGPENKSVSLQEVIETKRLEFCLEVERKEEEIWQRFVQRVKEKAAMLEEAEQQVLTEFEHLTLMHQEEELKLGKEKKLLEDEKTQFVEKKAVTESSQSQVSVSSPVSLKTQGLQKKQDFQLEVQCFHIRDEGAVNVGEQSERESEKEELEREILPGNFRNSI; encoded by the exons ATGCCCGGCAATCACTGCCGCGACGGCGGCACCGCGCCGCCCTCCGGCCGGGAGGCGCCCGCTAGCAGTGCCCGCCCCGGCGGCGGAGCCGCGGCC CATCTCCTCCCCGCGCTCCTCCCCGCCGCGTGGCTCTCCCCTTCGGCGGCAGTTTTGGCCGCGTCCTTCTCTCTCTACTCTCCTCCCTCATTCTCTGTCT GTGGCGGGGCTATGGCCGCTTCCGATACCGAGGAGCACCTG CAAAATGCTGGCTGTCGAACTTTGTCCTTGTCTGCCCATGTTGGGTTTGATAGCTTACCTGACCAACTGATCCGGAAATCCATCAAGCATGGCTTCTGCTTCAACATTCTTTGTATTG GGGAAACTGGAATTGGGAAATCAGCCTTGGTGAGCAGTTTGTTTAACACTGATTTTGAGGACTCTCCATcaacacattttctttcaagtGTGCGACTTAGAGCCCAGACTTTTGAACTCCAGGAAAGTAATGTTCTTTTGAAGCTGACAGTTGTGAAAACAGTGGGGTTTGGTGACCAGATGAACAAAGCAGATAG CTATCAGCCAATAGTGGATTATGTAGATGCACAATTTGAAGCCTATCTCGAGGAAGAACTGAAAGTTATACGTTCTTTATTTAGCTACCATGATACTCGCATCCATGTCTGCCTCTATTTCATTTCACCTACAGGCCGTTCTCTAAAAACCATAGATTTGTTAACTATGAGAAGCCTAGACAGTAAG GTGAACATTATACCAGTTATAGGCAAAGCAGACAgtatttctaaaactgagctgCAAGAgttcaagaagaaaataatgagtGAATTAACCAGCAATGGCATCCGAATATACCAGTGTCCTACTGATGACGAAACCGTTTCTGAGATTAATAGCATCACAAAT GGTTATTTGCCATTTGCCGTGGTAGGAAGTATGGAGAAGGTGAAAATTGGAAACAAAATGGAGAGAGCTCGTCAATACCCTTGGGGCATTGTAAAAG TGGAAAATGAGAACCACTGTGACACAATAAAGCTCCGCAGGATGCTTTGCATAAATATGGAAGACTTGAAGGATAAGACTCGTGCGTATTATGAGTCGTACAGGCGCTGCAGGCTGGAGAAGTTGGGTTGCAGAGACATTGGCCCTGAGAACAAATCAGTCAG TCTACAGGAAGTCATTGAGACAAAGAGGCTGGAGTTCTGCCTTgaagtggaaagaaaagaagaggagaTATGGCAACGATTTGTGCAGAGAGTGAAGGAGAAAGCAGCAATGTTGGAAGAGGCAGAGCAACAG GTACTGACTGAATTTGAACATCTTACGCTAATGCATCAAGAAGAGGAGCTGAAAttagggaaagagaaaaaacttCTAGAAGATGAAAAAACTCAGTTTGTTGAGAAGAAAGCTGTCACTGAATCAAGTCAGTCACAAGTGTCTGTCTCTAGCCCTGTTAGTTTGAAGACACAAGGACTGCAAAAA AAGCAAGATTTTCAACTTGAAGTCCAGTGCTTTCATATCAGAGATGAAGGAGCTGTGAATGTTGGAGAGCAGAGCGAGAGGGAGAGTGAGAAGGAGGAGTTAGAGAGAGAAATTCTCCCAGGGAATTTCAGGAATAGCATTTGA